One window of the Rosa rugosa chromosome 3, drRosRugo1.1, whole genome shotgun sequence genome contains the following:
- the LOC133737415 gene encoding disease resistance protein RPV1-like, translated as MDFSAAQFGVSSSSSSSSTHSFTHDVFLSFRGADTRNNFTGYLYRNLVQEGINTFIDNDLTRGEDIKKELLEVVERSRISIVVFSANYASSKWCLDELVKIIQCKESKQQIVYPIFYKINASEIRYQNAQVGDAIARLSKHKDNLEKVESWKAALTQAATLYGWPISDEGHEANVIDEIVKEISTKLMKCTPLDVATYPVGIESREEDILKLLNVGQDDPHMVGIWGIGGIGKTTLAKAVFNSISHKFEHSCFLGNVREESFSYGGLVKLQNNFLSKIIERNPPNVTNVAEGISALKQKLSQKRVLLVLDDVDHLDQLRKLAGGCDWFGPRSRIIITTRDMNCLRAHKVNPIYEVKELNHQEASELFNFNAFKGKKCMDDFIELATDVIRYAKGVPLVLEVLGSDLCGKTKDEWKDALEYHNRYPNPDIQQALKRSYEALEDRIKEVFLHIACFFKGDKESYVIDALQGCDLNPRYALKVLIEKALIKIEKDYDNDNEIWMHDLLQDMGKEIVRQESPNKPGQRSRLWLYDDIREVLEENKGTDNIKGIMLRRGYYSQKIWLNSGSFTNLESLHIFKVDYAMLCGEGVDYLPNQLRVLNWFECSLRSLPTSFNPRKLSILHMGGPGTTQLAEGLKNMRYLKSIKLSFCDGLTRIPNLSGLKSLEYLKLSYCKDLVEVDPSVGRLDKLAYLKLSACGKLQMFLKRINLKSLETLSLSDCPLKFFPEIEEDMKSLKHLDLRRTDIKELPCSVGNLTGLKSLSLLCCDNLTNVPSSIFYELQHLEDLNLTSCSNLVTFPTKSESLPPPVFSTILTRLQVRLDYCRRLEEISEFPREIDFLSLEGCRSLERISKLSRILEGKDSKMFDWLDLTDCWRLCSNLAHRVVSKVEVDKRLFNLAKKRNKMTSSPFAGTKEFMGEAEKFTALLTLFFSCAKSEEFQVQFPSSAWIPIPNWFTSYEDVNWDVKWDENGDVEWDVNWDVSSEVIIIEHEFCIEIPQNSNWDNKGLALCIQPCVFEVTHFLYINGMKFDEKFMSRNKGWVHYIPFVTIIRRLSECGMPPPNMFRVMFRFEDNRINHFILEGSWGVHLIEDLEGEGR; from the exons ATGGATTTCAGCGCAGCTCAATTCGGAGtctcttcctcttcatcttcttcttccacccaTTCGTTCACACACGATGTCTTTCTGAGCTTCAGAGGTGCGGATACGCGCAACAATTTCACTGGCTATTTGTACCGCAATTTGGTTCAGGAGGGAATTAACACCTTCATTGATAATGACCTTACAAGAGGAGAAGATATAAAAAAGGAGCTTCTCGAAGTAGTTGAGAGATCAAGGATTTCCATCGTTGTATTTTCTGCCAACTATGCATCTTCAAAgtggtgcttggatgaacttGTCAAGATAATTCAATGTAAAGAATCCAAGCAACAAATAGTTTACCCAATTTTCTACAAGATAAATGCGTCGGAGATACGATACCAAAATGCCCAGGTTGGTGATGCAATTGCTCGCCTTAGCAAACACAAGGATAACTTAGAGAAGGTGGAGAGTTGGAAGGCAGCTCTTACACAAGCAGCAACTTTGTACGGGTGGCCCATCTCGGATGAAGG GCATGAAGCGAATGTCATTGATGAAATTGTTAAAGAGATATCAACCAAACTAATGAAATGCACCCCTTTAGATGTGGCTACATATCCTGTTGGAATAGAATCTCGTGAAGAAGATATACTTAAGCTCTTAAATGTAGGGCAAGACGATCCTCACATGGTAGGGATATGGGGAATTGGGGGAATAGGAAAGACAACACTTGCAAAAGCTGTTTTTAATTCAATTAGCCATAAGTTTGAACATAGTTGTTTCCTCGGAAATGTAAGAGAAGAATCATTTTCATATGGAGGTCTTGTCAAGCTACAAAACAATTTTCTTTCTAAGATTATAGAGAGGAATCCACCTAATGTAACCAATGTTGCTGAAGGAATCAGTGCGCTTAAGCAAAAACTAAGCCAGAAAAGGGTTCTCTTGgttcttgatgatgtggatCACTTGGATCAGTTAAGAAAACTTGCTGGAGGGTGTGATTGGTTTGGTCCAAGAAGTAGGATTATCATAACAACAAGAGATATGAATTGCCTAAGGGCTCATAAAGTTAATCCAATATATGAGGTGAAGGAATTGAATCATCAAGAAGCTTCAGAGCTCTTTAATTTCAACGCCTTCAAAGGAAAAAAATGTATGGATGATTTCATTGAACTTGCAACTGATGTAATACGTTATGCTAAAGGGGTTCCGTTAGTTTTGGAAGTTTTGGGGTCAGATCTATGTGGTAAAACCAAGGATGAGTGGAAAGATGCATTAGAGTATCATAACAGATATCCTAACCCAGATATTCAACAAGCTCTCAAGAGAAGTTACGAGGCACTGGAGGATCGGATAAAAGAAGTTTTTCTTcatattgcatgtttctttaaaGGCGATAAAGAAAGCTATGTGATTGATGCACTACAAGGCTGTGACTTAAATCCCAGGTATGCTCTCAAAGTCCTCATAGAAAAGGCCTTAATAAAAATTGAGAAAGACTATGACAATGACAATGAGATTTGGATGCATGACCTTCTACAAGACATGGGAAAAGAAATTGTTAGGCAGGAGTCCCCTAATAAGCCAGGACAACGCAGTAGATTGTGGTTATATGATGATATTCGCGAAGTTcttgaagaaaacaaa GGAACGGATAATATAAAAGGCATCATGTTGAGAAGAGGTTACTATTCACAAAAGATATGGTTGAACAGCGGAAGCTTCACAAACTTGGAAAGTCTTCACATTTTTAAAGTCGATTATGCGATGCTTTGTGGAGAGGGCGTGGATTATCTTCCCAACCAGTTGAGGGTCCTTAACTGGTTTGAATGTTCATTACGATCATTGCCAACGAGTTTTAATCCGAGGAAACTCAGTATACTGCACATGGGTGGGCCCGGCACGACCCAACTAGCCGAGGGATTGAAG AATATGCGATATTTGAAATCTATCAAATTGTCGTTCTGTGATGGTCTGACAAGAATTCCCAACTTGTCTGGATTAAAAAGCTTGGAGTATTTGAAACTGTCTTATTGTAAAGATTTAGTTGAAGTTGATCCTTCGGTTGGCCGTCTCGATAAGCTCGCCTATTTGAAACTTAGTGCTTGTGGAAAGCTCCAGATGTTTCTAAAGAGGATCAACTTGAAATCTTTGGAAACTCTGAGTCTCTCTGATTGCCCGCTTAAGTTCTTCCCAGAAATTGAGGAAGACATGAAGTCTTTGAAGCACCTGGATCTAAGGAGGACTGACATCAAAGAGTTACCTTGCTCAGTTGGAAATCTCACTGGCCTTAAATCCTTGTCTCTACTTTGCTGTGATAATCTTACAAATGTACCATCAAGCATTTTCTATGAATTGCAACATCTGGAGGATCTTAATCTAACAAGCTGCTCTAACCTTGTTACATTTCCAACAAAGTCAGAATCACTTCCTCCACCGGTCTTTTCAACTATCCTGACGAGATTACAAGTTCGTCTGGACTATTGCAGGCGGCTTGAAgaaatttcagaatttccaCGAGAAATAGATTTCTTATCTTTGGAAGGTTGTCGTTCATTGGAAAGAATTTCAAAGTTGTCAAGAATTTTGGAGGGTAAAGATTCAAAAATGTTCGATTGGTTGGACTTGACTGACTGCTGGAGACTCTGCAGCAATCTGGCTCATCGAGTGGTATCAAAGGTAGAAGTTGACAAGCGACTATTTAATCTGGCCAAGAAGAGAAACAAGATGACATCATCACCATTTGCGGGAACCAAAGAATTCATGGGAGAGGCAGAGAAATTTACGGCTCTATTGactctttttttctcttgtgCCAAATCTGAAGAATTCCAAGTACAATTTCCCTCAAGTGCTTGGATTCCGATTCCAAACTGGTTCACCAGCTATGAAGATGTGAATTGGGATGTGAAATGGGATGAGAATGGGGATGTGGAATGGGATGTGAATTGGGATGTGAGTAGTGAAGTGATAATTATAGAGCATGAGTTTTGCATTGAAATTCCTCAAAACTCCAATTGGGACAACAAAGGGTTGGCTCTCTGTATTCAACCGTGTGTTTTTGAGGTCACTCATTTTCTTTACATCAATGGAATGAAGTTTGATGAGAAATTCATGTCAAGGAATAAAGGGTGGGTGCATTATATTCCATTCGTTACAATAATAAGGAGGTTGAGTGAGTGTGGGATGCCGCCACCTAATATGTTTCGAGTTATGTTTCGTTTTGAAGATAATCGTATCAATCATTTCATTTTGGAGGGAAGCTGGGGAGTCCACCTTATCGAAGATTTGGAAGGAGAAGGCCGATGA